TCGCCGTCGACGGCCTCCAGCCGGAGTCGGTACAGGCCCGCATAGGCGTCCAGCGCGATACCGATCACCGGATGTACGACGCCCGGTACGGCCGCCGTGTCGAACCCGGCACGCGCCCGGCCGGCCAGGCGGCGCACCATGGCCTCGAACTCCGGGGTGCCGCGACGGGCCAGCAGGTCGGCCCCCCGGACACCCGCCTCGTCCAGGGCCTCCTGGGGGAGGGGGATGTGTCCGCGGGCGAGGTCGTCGGCGAGGTCGACCAGGGCGTCGGTGAGGTAGACCGCCTCGATCATGGTCTGCCAGGCGAGGGCCGCCTCCGGCAGACCCGAGGCGAGGGCTTCCGGCTCGGTGGACACACCGGTGGCCTTGAGGAGCAGTGAGGCGGTACGCAGTACGAGCGGGGTGTTGATCAAGCTGTTGTATTGCCGCCATTCCTGCCAGCTGGTGAACCGGCGGCCGTGGACGTCGCGGCGGAGTTCTTCGCACAGCGTGTACAGGAAGCCGTGCGGGATGCTCCAGGTGTGCAGGGTGTGCAGGAGTGCCTGCCGCACGGGGTCGGCGCTGGCGCCGTCGCGCAGCTCGGCGTCGAACGCGTCGACCCATTCCTCCAGGCGTCCGGCCCGCTCCGCCTCGCTCACCACCGGATCGTCGGCGAGGTCGTCGACCGCCCGGACCGCGCCGTACAACGCCCAGGCCGCGATCCGCAGCGGTGGCGGCAGCAGCAGGGAGACGGCGTACTCGATCTCTCCGGTGGCGCGGGTGGCGCGCCGGCACGTCTCGAAGCCCCGGCGCAGCCCCGGGTCGTACAGGCCGCTACGACGGTAGAAGCCGGCCTGGGACATGTGGGCGGTGGCGAGCGGCAGGGCGGTGGCGAGCGGCCGGGCAGTGGCGAACGGCAGGAATCGGGGCCGCACTTCATACCTCCACGCGGTCTGAGAAGCCGGCCAACGGAACAGGCCTCGGGATCCAGGCGAACGCCAGGGCGCTGCCCGTAGCGGTGAGCAGGAATCCCAGCAGCAGGCCGCCGAGGTTGGCGGCGACCAGGCTGACCAGGGAGGCCACCGCGGCCAGCACACCGCAGAAGTGGCGCAGCGGCGGATTGCGCCAGGTGGTCGTCCCCGCCACCACGAGCAGGCTCCCCAGACCCCAGGAGGCGGCCCCCGCGGTTCCCGTCAGCCGCAGGAACCCCAGGCCGACCCAGGAGACACCGATCAGCTCCAGCCCGCCGAGGACCAGCAGCACCCCCGCCGCGAACGGGCGGCTGCGCCGCCACGCACGCCAGCCACGCCAACTCCCCACCCCGGGCAGCGCGTTCACCGGTTCCCCTCGGTCTCGGTCGCGCAGCCACCGGAGCCGCCGTGCACGTCGATGCTCACGCCCTGGTAGGTGACCGTGCCGGCCGTGAACGCGTGGGGCTGTGTGGTCACCTCCCGTCCGCTGACCTTTTCCGCGCCGACGCGGAACAACCCGGTGGGCCGGCTCAAGGACGCCTGCGGGACGGTCAGGCTCGCCCCGGAGACCGACACCGACTCGGCCGTGGCCTTCCCCGCCTCCACGGTCAGCCCGGTGGCCGAGGCCCGCGCGACACGCACCACGACGGTCACCGCACCGGCTCCCGGCAGATCGGCGGTGGCCGTGGTGCACGCATCCTGCACACCGGCCTTCTCCAGCCGGGTGGCCAGCGCCGGGAGCAGCCCGCCGCGGCCCGAGGTCCCCGGTGCGACGGACACACCGGATCCCGACACCCGCGCGGCATGCACCGTGATCGGTACCTCCCCCGCGAACGCCACGGCGACCGCCCCCACAGCGCTGCCGGCCAGCAGCACGGAGCCGCCCCCCAGCAAGGACAGCAAAGCCAGGGCGAACCGCGTCTTGCTGGTCCGCCCCTCACGCGTCGTCACAGGCTCGTCATCGATCACACGCGACCCAACGACCGGCTGCGGCAGAAGTATCGGACAACCCGCACACCGGATAACCCCACCCGGCGCGCCCACTTTCAGCTGAAGTGACGTTCACACTCCGACCTCGTTGATCAACCGTGCGCGTACCCGGATCGCCCTCCGACCCACGTTCTCTCCCCGCTCTTCCGGTCACCCGCCCGGCCGGCCTGCCCCGGCCGCGGGACGGGCGAGCGACCCCTGCCCCGGCGGCGGTCACCGTCGTCACCGGGGCGGGGCGCGGTCTGGGACGGGCCATCGCCCACCGTCTCGCCCAAGGCGGCCACCACCTCGTGCTCGGTGACGTCGACGGCCCCGCCGTGCGGGAGGCCGCGGCCGCGCTCGCCCCGCACCACCTCGCCCTGGAAGCCGATGTCACCCGTCCGGATTCGATGGATGCCCTGGCCGAGGCTGCGGTGAGCCGTTTCGGGCGACTCGACGTCTGGGTGAACAACGCCGGGGTCGTACCGCTGGGCCCCTTCGACGAACTGACCGACGACGAACTGGCCTACGCCTGCACCGTCAACCTCACCGGTGTCGCGCACGGCTGCCGGGCCGCCCTCGCCCGGATGCGTCCCCGGCACCACGGCCACATCGTCAACATCGCGAGTCTCGTCGCGGTCAAGCCCTTGCCGGGCCTTGCCGCCTACAGCGCCACCAAGGCCGGTGTGCTGGCCCTGTCGGAGGGGCTGCGCCGCGAACTGCGCGGCAGGGACATCCACGTCACCACCGTCCTGCCCTACATGGTGAACACCCCGGCGGCCGCCGGCCTGCGGCCCCGTCTGCTGCCCGCGCTGCGCCCCGAGCAGGTGGCCGACGCGGTCTCCCGGGTCATCCGTCATCCCCGGCCACGCGTCTTCGTCCCTCGGGCCGGGCGTCTGCTGTCCTGGATGGCACTCGCCCCACAGTGGGCCCAGGACCTTGCCGACCGCCTCCTGAAAGTGGACGACATCGCCCTGCGCGCCGACACCGCCGCCCGCCGCCCCTACGACGCCGAACTGCACCACCGGGCAGGTGCGCGGTGACCGCCCCCGTCTTCCCCCCTGCGCCCTGGCAGCTGACCGGCGACATGATCATCTCCGTGTGGCGCATCCCCGCCGCCGAGCTGCCGCCCTGGCCGCTCCCGCCCGGCAGCCGCCCGTGGATCACCCGGCGACGCAGCACCTTGGTCACCTTCTGGGTCGACTACCGGGGTGAAGGCGTCCTCTCCTACCGTGAGTTCCTCATCGCCCAGGCCGTACGACATGGGCACCGGACAGCGGTCAGCACCGTCGCCGCCTGGGTCGACGACGAACAGGCTCTCCACGGTGGACGCACTCTGTGGGGCATCCCCAAACAGCTCGGCACCATCAACCTCCAGGCCGGCGCCGGCCGTACACACGCCGAGCTCCTCCTCACGGACGCCCCGCCCGTCCGCGCCGTCCACCGGACCGCACTCCAACTGCCGGTCCGTGTCCCGGCCCGCGCGCATCTGGTGCAGCAACTGCCCGACGGGGCCGCCTGCCGGGTGCCACTGCGGATCAGCGGACGGCCCGGTATCGGTCGCACCAGGCTGACGACCGGGCCGTCGACGCCGGTGTCCTTCCTCGACGGCCACCGGCCCCTTCTGTCCCTGACCATGCGGGGCTTCCGCAGCACCGTCGGCCACCCGTGACGACACCGAGCCGTGGCCGCGTACCTCGTCCGAGCCCGCCCCTACATCCGGCTCAACCCGGCCGTGGCGAACAGGACATCCCGGATCGCCTCACGGTCGCCGACCTGTCCCGCCGCGGCCTCCTCCGGAGGAATGTGACCTGCGGCCAGCCGGCAGAACTCCGTGTCGTCGAGGGCCACATGGGCCACCTCGAGGTCTGCGGAGGCGACCGCCGCCGGGGAGTCCAGCGGGATCAGCCACTCGCCGCCCGCCATGCCCTCGATCTCCAGGCGCAGGCTGCGGCCGGGCTCGCCGGCCAGGCTGAGGTGGCGGCCGCGCGCCGGTGACGCCAGCCCGGACTGCCGACGCCTGGCCAGCGCGGCGGGCAGCATACGGGCCGTGAGGTCGATCATCTTGTTCAGGTGCCGCGGCGCGGGCGGCCGGTACGGATAGTCGACCGCCTCCGCGATGTCCTCGGCGTGCACCCAGCAGGCGAAGGCCCGGTCCAGCATCGCATCGTGCAGCGGCAGTTCGAAGTCGCCGTACGACACCGCGAGTCCGCCCTCGTGGCCGCCCGTGAAGGACACCGTGCGCACCAGGCTGTGGCTCTGCTCCCGCCAGGGCCCCCGTACCGAGCGGGTGGGTGGGAAGTGGGAGGTCCGCCAGAATGCCTCGGTGCGGCCGGCCGGCCCCGACGCCTGCCGCTCATCCGCCTCGGTGACCTCGGTCAGCGGGTCCTCCAGGCCGAGCGCGACCGCGATCAGTCCGTCCACGGACAGCAGGTGCGCGATCACACCGGCCACGGTCGTGCGCCGGCTTCTCGCCGCGTCGGCCTCGAACCACCGCAGCCGCACCGGCGCATGCCACTCGGCGTCCCCGAAATCCTGCAGCAGGGCGTCCAGTCGCGCGGTCTCGGCGTCGTACGCCGCCGCCCAGTCCGGGACCGGGATGCGTGGCGGCCGGCGCTCCAGGCAGTTTTCCAGGACGCGGTTGCGCAGTCCCGGGTCCAGGTCGAGGCTCTCCGGCTGGTGCAGCAGGCCGACCGCCTCGCGCAGCCGGCGGGCCTCGTCGGCGCAGCTTCCGCAGGAGCCCAGGTGCTCCTCGACGGCCGCCGTCTCGGCCGCCGAACAGGCGGCCAGCGCCCAGGCGCCGAGCAGCGACTTCAGGACGTCGTGCGGCAGGTCGAGCGGCACGGGCGGGAGGTCGGCGAGGTCGGGCAGCGCAAGCCCGGTGTCCTCGACGGAGGCGCGGGGCGTCGGTATGCGCGCCGGCCGGTCCGGCTCGGGCCCGCCGGTCCCGGCCGGCGTCCGCCCCGAGCCGTCACCGGCTCCGTCGCCGGAGCGGCCGTACCCGTCCTGGCCGCCGGAACCCGCGTATCCCTCGCG
The genomic region above belongs to Streptomyces sp. CG1 and contains:
- a CDS encoding DUF6230 family protein, whose product is MTTREGRTSKTRFALALLSLLGGGSVLLAGSAVGAVAVAFAGEVPITVHAARVSGSGVSVAPGTSGRGGLLPALATRLEKAGVQDACTTATADLPGAGAVTVVVRVARASATGLTVEAGKATAESVSVSGASLTVPQASLSRPTGLFRVGAEKVSGREVTTQPHAFTAGTVTYQGVSIDVHGGSGGCATETEGNR
- a CDS encoding DUF6114 domain-containing protein, whose amino-acid sequence is MNALPGVGSWRGWRAWRRSRPFAAGVLLVLGGLELIGVSWVGLGFLRLTGTAGAASWGLGSLLVVAGTTTWRNPPLRHFCGVLAAVASLVSLVAANLGGLLLGFLLTATGSALAFAWIPRPVPLAGFSDRVEV
- a CDS encoding SDR family NAD(P)-dependent oxidoreductase, with the protein product MRVPGSPSDPRSLPALPVTRPAGLPRPRDGRATPAPAAVTVVTGAGRGLGRAIAHRLAQGGHHLVLGDVDGPAVREAAAALAPHHLALEADVTRPDSMDALAEAAVSRFGRLDVWVNNAGVVPLGPFDELTDDELAYACTVNLTGVAHGCRAALARMRPRHHGHIVNIASLVAVKPLPGLAAYSATKAGVLALSEGLRRELRGRDIHVTTVLPYMVNTPAAAGLRPRLLPALRPEQVADAVSRVIRHPRPRVFVPRAGRLLSWMALAPQWAQDLADRLLKVDDIALRADTAARRPYDAELHHRAGAR
- a CDS encoding zf-HC2 domain-containing protein — its product is MSGAGRFQAPDDHEGQGGQGEGHGEGRREGHREGHRDGPGDEGRQGPPYEDREGYAGSGGQDGYGRSGDGAGDGSGRTPAGTGGPEPDRPARIPTPRASVEDTGLALPDLADLPPVPLDLPHDVLKSLLGAWALAACSAAETAAVEEHLGSCGSCADEARRLREAVGLLHQPESLDLDPGLRNRVLENCLERRPPRIPVPDWAAAYDAETARLDALLQDFGDAEWHAPVRLRWFEADAARSRRTTVAGVIAHLLSVDGLIAVALGLEDPLTEVTEADERQASGPAGRTEAFWRTSHFPPTRSVRGPWREQSHSLVRTVSFTGGHEGGLAVSYGDFELPLHDAMLDRAFACWVHAEDIAEAVDYPYRPPAPRHLNKMIDLTARMLPAALARRRQSGLASPARGRHLSLAGEPGRSLRLEIEGMAGGEWLIPLDSPAAVASADLEVAHVALDDTEFCRLAAGHIPPEEAAAGQVGDREAIRDVLFATAGLSRM
- a CDS encoding acetoacetate decarboxylase family protein, with the translated sequence MTAPVFPPAPWQLTGDMIISVWRIPAAELPPWPLPPGSRPWITRRRSTLVTFWVDYRGEGVLSYREFLIAQAVRHGHRTAVSTVAAWVDDEQALHGGRTLWGIPKQLGTINLQAGAGRTHAELLLTDAPPVRAVHRTALQLPVRVPARAHLVQQLPDGAACRVPLRISGRPGIGRTRLTTGPSTPVSFLDGHRPLLSLTMRGFRSTVGHP